One region of Sphingomonas kaistensis genomic DNA includes:
- the murB gene encoding UDP-N-acetylmuramate dehydrogenase, whose translation MSMAQTLHHSGVRGRLTPQAPLAPLVWFKSGGAAETLFEPADVADLQAFLRESDPATPVMALGLGSNLIVRDGGVPGVVVRLGKPFATVRRVDEVSLECGGGASGILVSSSARDAGIGGIEFLRSIPGTVGGFVRMNGGAYGREVKDILVEARVVLRSGELVTLSPAELGYTYRHSALPEGAIVVSATFRGEPAEPAAVQAEMDRIAAAREASQPLRSKTGGSTFKNPLPSKAWEVIDAAGCRGLTIGDAQVSEKHCNFLLNLGTATSADIEALGEEVRARVLKHSGTELEWEIQRVGVER comes from the coding sequence ATGAGCATGGCGCAAACCCTTCACCACTCCGGGGTTCGTGGGCGGCTGACCCCGCAGGCCCCGCTCGCGCCCCTTGTCTGGTTCAAGTCGGGCGGCGCCGCCGAAACCCTGTTCGAGCCGGCCGACGTCGCTGACCTGCAGGCGTTCCTGCGCGAGTCCGATCCCGCGACCCCGGTCATGGCGCTTGGCCTCGGCTCCAACCTCATCGTCCGCGACGGCGGGGTGCCGGGCGTCGTGGTGCGCCTCGGCAAGCCGTTCGCGACGGTGCGCCGGGTCGACGAGGTCTCGCTGGAATGTGGCGGCGGGGCGAGCGGGATCCTGGTCTCCTCCTCGGCCCGCGACGCAGGGATCGGCGGGATCGAATTCCTGCGCTCGATCCCCGGCACGGTCGGCGGATTCGTGCGGATGAACGGCGGCGCCTACGGCCGCGAGGTCAAGGACATATTGGTCGAGGCGCGGGTCGTGCTTCGCTCGGGCGAGCTGGTCACCCTGTCGCCCGCCGAGCTCGGCTACACCTACCGTCATTCCGCGCTGCCCGAAGGCGCCATCGTGGTGTCCGCCACTTTCCGCGGCGAGCCGGCCGAGCCCGCGGCCGTCCAGGCCGAGATGGATCGCATCGCCGCCGCCCGCGAAGCCAGCCAGCCGTTGCGCAGCAAGACCGGCGGATCGACCTTCAAGAACCCGCTGCCGAGCAAGGCGTGGGAAGTGATCGACGCCGCCGGATGCCGCGGCCTGACCATCGGCGACGCGCAGGTGAGCGAGAAACATTGCAACTTCCTGCTCAACCTCGGTACCGCGACCAGCGCGGACATCGAGGCGCTCGGCGAGGAAGTCCGCGCCCGGGTCCTGAAGCACAGCGGCACCGAGCTTGAGTGGGAAATCCAGCGCGTGGGAGTAGAGCGGTGA
- a CDS encoding D-alanine--D-alanine ligase — translation MVNRDLNVVVLMGGWSSEREVSLMSGRGVAGALRTRGWSNVTEVDMDRNVAQVLAGLRPDIVFNALHGHPGEDGTVQGMLDLMQIPYTHSGLSTSAIAIDKELTKLLLVPAGVRMPKGTMIASERLFEGDPIPRPYVLKPVNEGSSVGVAIVTDESNYGNPIGRDTVGPWNDFDELLAEPFIAGHELTVAVLGDEALCVTELKPKQGFYDFDSKYTDGMTEHVCPAQVPEPIAQAMLDMALLAHRALGCKGASRSDFRWDDTQGEAGLYLLEVNTQPGMTPLSLVPEQARQRGISYGELVERIIAEALGDGPAK, via the coding sequence GTGGTGAACAGGGACCTTAACGTGGTCGTCCTGATGGGCGGCTGGTCCTCGGAGCGCGAAGTGTCGCTGATGAGCGGCCGCGGCGTCGCCGGCGCGTTGCGGACGCGCGGCTGGAGCAACGTCACCGAAGTCGACATGGACCGCAACGTCGCGCAGGTGCTTGCCGGCCTTCGCCCCGACATCGTGTTCAACGCGCTGCACGGCCACCCGGGCGAGGACGGCACCGTTCAGGGCATGCTCGACCTGATGCAGATCCCCTACACCCACAGCGGCCTCAGCACCTCCGCGATCGCGATCGACAAGGAGCTGACCAAGCTGCTGCTGGTCCCCGCCGGCGTGCGCATGCCCAAGGGGACGATGATCGCCTCGGAACGCCTGTTCGAGGGCGATCCGATCCCGCGGCCCTATGTGCTGAAGCCGGTCAACGAAGGGTCGTCGGTCGGGGTCGCCATCGTCACCGACGAGAGCAATTACGGCAATCCGATTGGCCGTGACACGGTCGGGCCGTGGAACGACTTCGACGAGCTGCTCGCCGAACCCTTCATCGCCGGCCACGAATTGACCGTCGCGGTGCTCGGCGACGAGGCGCTGTGCGTCACCGAGCTCAAGCCCAAGCAGGGCTTCTACGATTTCGACAGCAAGTATACCGACGGCATGACCGAGCATGTCTGCCCGGCACAGGTACCCGAGCCGATCGCCCAGGCGATGCTCGACATGGCCCTGCTTGCCCACCGCGCGCTTGGCTGCAAAGGCGCCAGCCGCTCGGATTTCCGCTGGGACGACACCCAGGGCGAAGCCGGCCTCTACCTGCTCGAGGTCAACACCCAGCCCGGCATGACCCCGCTCAGCCTGGTGCCAGAGCAGGCCCGCCAGCGCGGCATCTCCTATGGTGAGCTGGTCGAGCGGATCATCGCCGAAGCGCTCGGCGACGGACCGGCCAAGTGA
- a CDS encoding cell division protein FtsQ/DivIB — translation MNAQTIRRPAAAKGRGTGQPRARKAPAKAAPSPWPEGSGKLARYAFLALVAVMAIVAVIALDLPGKALRATGAATGEAGFKVASYQIVGLKNLDRRKVDAVVTDELRRAAEEAPIGTDEPAQALVDLDRIRDTLLQFGWVKDARVSRRLPDSLVIDLVERTPSAVWQHQGRLNLIDGEGVVLDAVAVHKMPELPLLIGPGANDQAVPLSRMLDSVPTLKPQVASATWIGDRRWDLSFTTGETVSLPETAAAATRALKRFAKMDRSVGLLGRDMIRFDLRVPGKMIVRVPPGATPPPAGTVEQAN, via the coding sequence GTGAACGCCCAGACCATCCGGCGCCCGGCGGCTGCCAAGGGCAGGGGGACGGGCCAGCCCCGCGCCCGCAAGGCTCCGGCCAAGGCCGCGCCGTCGCCCTGGCCCGAAGGCAGCGGAAAGCTCGCCCGTTACGCTTTTCTCGCGCTGGTCGCGGTCATGGCGATCGTCGCCGTGATTGCGCTCGACCTGCCGGGCAAGGCCCTGCGCGCGACCGGCGCCGCGACCGGCGAAGCGGGCTTCAAGGTCGCCAGCTACCAGATCGTCGGCCTGAAGAACCTCGATCGCCGCAAGGTCGATGCGGTGGTCACCGACGAGCTTCGCCGCGCTGCGGAGGAGGCGCCGATCGGCACCGACGAGCCGGCGCAGGCGCTGGTCGACCTCGACCGCATCCGCGACACCCTGCTCCAGTTCGGCTGGGTCAAGGACGCCCGCGTGTCCCGCCGCCTGCCCGACAGCCTGGTCATCGACCTTGTCGAGCGTACCCCCTCGGCGGTGTGGCAGCACCAGGGCCGGCTCAACCTGATCGACGGCGAAGGCGTAGTGCTGGACGCGGTGGCGGTCCACAAGATGCCCGAACTGCCGCTGCTGATCGGCCCCGGCGCCAATGACCAGGCGGTGCCGCTGAGCCGGATGCTCGACAGCGTTCCGACCTTGAAGCCGCAGGTCGCCTCGGCAACCTGGATCGGGGATCGCCGCTGGGACCTCAGTTTCACGACGGGGGAAACGGTGTCGCTTCCGGAAACCGCCGCTGCCGCGACCCGCGCGCTGAAGCGCTTCGCCAAGATGGATCGCTCGGTCGGGCTCCTTGGGCGCGACATGATCCGCTTCGACTTGCGCGTGCCGGGCAAGATGATCGTCCGGGTCCCGCCCGGCGCGACCCCGCCGCCGGCCGGCACGGTGGAGCAAGCAAACTGA
- the ftsA gene encoding cell division protein FtsA yields the protein MANRDAPLLIGALDIGSSKVSALVCTLDEEGRPRVLGTGQRQSRGVKRGFVTDMEATEVAVREAVEQAERMSGQTIDDVWASYGAGGLSSGLATVEVEVGGHQVEGSDVEELLRSGRDAVDRPGQVVLHANPALYTIDDVQGVRSPVGMHASSLGVDIHVIAADEAPLRNIDLTIRQAHLGVRAIVASPVAAGLACLSAEERDLGVALVELGAEVTNVSLHAGGMLVALRSVPLGAKDITDDIAAAFGVRRRDAERIKCFHGSAMTSPRDNHEVVEALPIGSEDGAEPLRISRAQLMTVIRQRVERITAAVDEALKDMGFVKPVGGQVVLTGGGAELKNIADYMQGVLGRAVRVGRPKAITGLPDAHSGPAFSSLVGLAILASQGQGGDIRDLALPVARNEKASGGLFNRFVSAIRGNKA from the coding sequence ATGGCCAACCGTGATGCGCCGCTGCTGATCGGCGCCCTCGATATCGGCTCCTCCAAGGTGTCTGCACTCGTCTGCACGCTGGACGAGGAGGGGCGTCCGCGCGTTCTCGGCACCGGCCAGCGCCAGAGCCGCGGCGTCAAGCGCGGCTTCGTCACCGACATGGAAGCGACCGAGGTCGCGGTCCGCGAAGCGGTCGAACAGGCCGAGCGGATGAGCGGTCAGACGATCGACGACGTCTGGGCCAGCTACGGCGCGGGCGGCCTCAGCAGCGGCCTTGCAACCGTCGAGGTCGAGGTCGGCGGCCATCAGGTCGAAGGCTCGGACGTCGAGGAACTGCTGCGCAGCGGCCGCGACGCGGTCGACCGCCCGGGCCAGGTCGTGCTGCACGCCAACCCCGCGCTCTACACCATCGACGACGTCCAGGGCGTCCGCTCGCCGGTAGGCATGCATGCCAGCAGCCTCGGCGTCGACATCCATGTCATCGCCGCGGACGAAGCGCCGCTCCGCAACATCGACCTCACCATCCGCCAGGCCCATCTCGGCGTCCGCGCCATCGTCGCCTCCCCGGTCGCGGCGGGTCTCGCCTGCCTCAGCGCCGAGGAACGCGACCTTGGCGTCGCGCTGGTCGAGCTTGGCGCCGAGGTCACCAACGTCTCGCTCCATGCCGGCGGAATGCTGGTCGCGCTGCGCTCGGTCCCGCTCGGGGCCAAGGACATCACCGACGACATCGCCGCGGCCTTTGGCGTCCGCCGGCGCGACGCGGAGCGGATCAAGTGCTTCCACGGCTCGGCGATGACCTCCCCGCGTGACAATCACGAAGTGGTGGAAGCGCTCCCGATCGGGTCGGAGGACGGGGCCGAGCCGCTTCGGATCAGCCGGGCGCAGTTGATGACGGTCATCCGCCAGCGGGTCGAGCGGATCACCGCCGCGGTCGACGAGGCGCTGAAGGACATGGGCTTCGTCAAGCCGGTCGGGGGGCAGGTGGTGCTGACGGGCGGCGGCGCGGAGCTCAAGAACATCGCCGACTACATGCAGGGCGTGCTTGGCCGGGCGGTGCGAGTCGGGCGGCCCAAGGCGATCACCGGGCTTCCCGATGCGCACAGCGGGCCCGCGTTCAGCAGCCTGGTCGGGTTGGCGATCCTTGCCAGCCAGGGTCAGGGTGGCGACATCCGCGACCTCGCGCTGCCCGTCGCGCGCAACGAAAAGGCCAGCGGCGGGCTGTTCAATCGCTTCGTTTCCGCCATTCGCGGCAACAAGGCCTGA
- the ftsZ gene encoding cell division protein FtsZ, producing MSIDFVRPAVDELKPRITVIGVGGAGGNAIANMIHADVQGVDFAVANTDAQALNSSLADRRIQLGHKITQGLGAGARPEIGRAAAEEAMEEIERALEGAHMCFIAAGMGGGTGTGAAPVMAKAARDKGILTVGVVTKPFAFEGSRRTRAAEAGIAELQQHVDTLIVIPNQNLFRLANSDTTFKEAFQMADEVLQQGVRGITDLMVMPGLINLDFADVRSVMGEMGKAMMGTGEASGDNRAIEAAEKAISNPLLDGVSMKGAKGVIISITGGEDMRLMEVDEAASHIKELVDPDANIIWGSAFNNDLDGKIRVSVVATGIEAEEATKPVPSTSGQAASTKVFTFPTRSTTATPAPTAATAPAPTAATTAAPLDLGDDGDGDELLLDSEDILTSPVGTPPIAPPKDEETPAPKREAGTLFERMSSMARAGGKIEDEPAPSLRREPLDIPRFLNRQGNQ from the coding sequence ATGAGCATTGATTTCGTCCGGCCGGCGGTCGATGAGCTGAAGCCGCGGATCACCGTCATCGGCGTCGGCGGAGCGGGCGGAAACGCCATCGCCAACATGATTCACGCCGATGTGCAGGGCGTCGACTTCGCCGTCGCCAATACTGACGCGCAGGCGCTCAATTCCAGCCTTGCCGATCGCCGCATCCAGCTTGGCCACAAGATCACGCAGGGCCTCGGCGCCGGCGCGCGTCCGGAAATCGGCCGGGCCGCCGCCGAAGAGGCGATGGAAGAGATCGAGCGGGCGCTGGAAGGCGCGCACATGTGCTTCATCGCCGCCGGCATGGGCGGCGGCACCGGCACCGGTGCGGCCCCGGTCATGGCCAAGGCCGCCCGCGACAAGGGCATCCTGACCGTCGGCGTGGTGACCAAGCCGTTCGCCTTCGAAGGCAGCCGCCGGACCCGCGCCGCCGAAGCCGGCATCGCCGAGCTCCAGCAGCACGTCGACACGCTGATCGTCATCCCGAACCAGAACCTGTTCCGCCTCGCCAACTCGGACACGACCTTCAAGGAAGCGTTCCAGATGGCCGACGAGGTCCTCCAGCAGGGCGTTCGCGGGATCACCGACCTCATGGTCATGCCTGGCCTCATCAACCTCGACTTCGCCGACGTCCGCTCGGTGATGGGCGAAATGGGCAAGGCGATGATGGGCACCGGCGAAGCCTCGGGCGACAACCGCGCCATCGAAGCCGCCGAAAAGGCGATCTCCAACCCGCTGCTCGACGGCGTTTCGATGAAGGGCGCCAAGGGCGTCATCATCTCGATCACCGGCGGCGAGGACATGCGCCTGATGGAAGTCGACGAGGCCGCCAGCCACATCAAGGAGCTGGTCGACCCCGACGCCAACATCATCTGGGGTTCGGCGTTCAACAACGACCTCGACGGCAAGATCCGCGTCTCGGTCGTCGCTACCGGCATCGAAGCCGAAGAAGCGACCAAGCCGGTGCCGAGCACCAGCGGCCAGGCCGCCAGCACCAAGGTGTTCACCTTCCCGACCCGGTCGACCACCGCCACTCCGGCGCCGACCGCCGCCACCGCGCCTGCGCCCACGGCAGCAACCACCGCCGCTCCGCTCGACCTTGGTGACGATGGCGACGGCGACGAACTGCTGCTCGACAGCGAGGACATCCTGACCAGCCCGGTCGGCACCCCGCCGATCGCGCCGCCGAAGGACGAGGAAACCCCTGCGCCGAAGCGTGAGGCTGGGACCCTGTTCGAGCGGATGAGCAGCATGGCCCGCGCCGGCGGCAAGATCGAGGACGAGCCTGCGCCCAGCCTCCGCCGCGAGCCGCTCGACATCCCGCGGTTCCTGAACCGCCAGGGCAACCAGTAA
- a CDS encoding SPOR domain-containing protein, with amino-acid sequence MTHKALWLAAVLLPQAAAAQYIGGRPPEPPAAPLAGTLETPEAALARNVRLIAINPRNYDAQLAAGRAALRLGDPQAAIGFFGRAEEINAAHWAPKAGQGSAMAQMGEPQAALGLFEQAQSLGATQVLIALDRGLAFDLLGMQAQAQSDYRVVLIGPDGAEARRRLALSLAISGRKAEALAALDPLLAQRDAGARRARAFILALGGDVEAARQAIAAMLPGSSQGFDPFLRRLPTLGPGQKAAAVHLGIMPAEGAALAAAIAADPPAPVAAPPVRRVEARPVRAAAVVPKPAPVKVADATPPTTRSDGDRLASIESTLTKLPTPPPAPKPIVERPSRRTPAAEFSLASRPASDEPTRKPVKAATKTEPNSIKLAAKDSKTGKAAGDAKAKDAKSRGKAAEEAKPVKAAASASRIYVQLAGGANADRMGREYERIRKTKASLFRSRAPLVSDVKGWSRLVVGPFKDADEAQEFVNDLHAAKLEGFVWTAPGGLKLEKLALK; translated from the coding sequence ATGACACACAAGGCTTTGTGGCTGGCGGCCGTGTTGCTGCCGCAAGCAGCAGCAGCGCAATATATCGGCGGGCGACCGCCCGAGCCGCCGGCGGCACCGCTTGCCGGCACGCTGGAGACACCGGAGGCGGCGCTGGCGCGCAACGTCCGGCTGATCGCGATCAATCCGCGCAATTACGACGCGCAACTGGCGGCCGGGCGCGCCGCGCTTCGGCTTGGCGATCCGCAGGCGGCGATCGGTTTCTTCGGCCGCGCCGAGGAGATCAACGCCGCGCATTGGGCGCCCAAGGCGGGGCAAGGCTCCGCCATGGCGCAGATGGGCGAGCCGCAGGCGGCGCTCGGGCTGTTCGAGCAGGCGCAATCGCTGGGCGCCACTCAGGTCCTGATCGCACTCGACCGCGGGCTCGCCTTCGACCTGCTCGGCATGCAGGCGCAGGCGCAAAGCGACTATCGCGTGGTGCTGATCGGTCCCGACGGGGCCGAGGCCCGCCGCCGGCTTGCGCTCAGCCTCGCCATTTCCGGGCGCAAGGCCGAGGCGCTTGCGGCGCTCGATCCGCTGCTTGCGCAACGCGATGCGGGCGCGCGTCGGGCCCGTGCCTTCATCCTCGCGCTGGGCGGCGACGTCGAGGCGGCACGGCAGGCGATCGCCGCCATGCTGCCGGGGTCGAGCCAGGGGTTCGACCCATTCCTGCGCCGCCTGCCGACGCTCGGGCCGGGGCAGAAGGCGGCTGCGGTCCACCTGGGGATCATGCCGGCCGAAGGCGCCGCGCTTGCCGCCGCCATCGCCGCCGATCCGCCCGCGCCGGTGGCTGCGCCGCCCGTCCGCCGGGTCGAGGCTCGTCCGGTGCGAGCCGCCGCCGTCGTTCCCAAGCCCGCGCCGGTCAAGGTCGCCGACGCGACACCACCCACCACCCGCAGCGATGGCGACCGGCTGGCGTCGATCGAGAGCACGCTGACCAAACTGCCCACGCCGCCGCCCGCACCCAAGCCGATCGTCGAACGCCCGTCCCGCCGCACACCCGCTGCTGAGTTCTCGCTCGCGAGCCGGCCGGCCAGCGACGAGCCGACCAGGAAGCCCGTCAAGGCTGCGACCAAGACCGAGCCCAACTCAATCAAGCTCGCCGCCAAGGACAGCAAGACCGGCAAGGCCGCCGGTGATGCCAAGGCCAAGGACGCCAAGTCCCGCGGCAAGGCGGCCGAAGAGGCCAAGCCGGTCAAGGCTGCGGCGTCCGCCTCGCGCATCTATGTCCAGCTTGCCGGCGGCGCCAACGCCGACCGGATGGGCCGCGAATATGAGCGCATCCGCAAGACCAAGGCGTCGCTGTTCCGCTCGCGCGCGCCGCTGGTGTCGGACGTCAAGGGCTGGTCGCGGCTGGTGGTCGGGCCGTTCAAGGATGCCGACGAGGCGCAGGAGTTCGTCAACGACCTGCACGCCGCCAAGCTCGAAGGCTTTGTGTGGACCGCGCCCGGCGGCCTCAAGCTCGAGAAGCTCGCGCTGAAGTGA